One Phoenix dactylifera cultivar Barhee BC4 unplaced genomic scaffold, palm_55x_up_171113_PBpolish2nd_filt_p 000026F, whole genome shotgun sequence genomic window carries:
- the LOC103713839 gene encoding mitochondrial fission 1 protein A, with protein MDAKIGKFFESVGSFFSGGDNIPWCDRDIIAGCEREVAESGSQEQKSESLMRLSWALVHSRQAEDVNRGIAMLEASLGSSSSPLQTREKLYLLAVGYYRNGDYSKSRQLLEHCLEIAPDWRQALSLKKVVEDRIAKDGVIGIGIAATAVGLLVGGIAAAVTRKK; from the exons ATGGACGCCAAGATCGGCAAGTTCTTCGAGTCCGTCGGCTCCTTCTTCAGCGGCGGCGATAACATCCCCTGGTGCGATCGCGACATCATCGCC GGTTGTGAGAGAGAGGTTGCTGAGAGTGGGAGCCAAGAACAAAAGAGTGAAAGTCTTATGAGGTTATCTTGGGCTCTTGTTCATTCAAGACAAGCTGAGGATGTGAATCGAGGAATAGCCATGCTTGAAG CTTCCTTGGGCAGTTCAAGCAGCCCACTGCAAACTAGAGAGAAGCTATATTTGTTAGCTGTTGGATATTACAGAAATGGAGACTATTCAAAAAGTCGGCAGCTCCTGGAGCACTGTTTGGAG ATCGCACCAGATTGGAGGCAGGCCCTGAGTCTTAAAAAAGTGGTGGAAGATCGAATTGCCAAAG ATGGTGTGATAGGCATAGGGATTGCTGCAACCGCTGTGGGCCTATTGGTTGGGGGCATTGCTGCTGCGGTGACTCGGAAGAAGTGA
- the LOC103713851 gene encoding pollen-specific leucine-rich repeat extensin-like protein 1 isoform X1, translating to MEANNEEAEAPLRHPSNVAAPRPRRPTPDHPPYAEMVRVALRELAEEGGSSEASISRYIQSSYTQLPPGHSRLLPYYLGKFVAAGDVSMPSPNRFALPPIPPSPPLFLPRHYPIPTPNHHPNNPNPRRSSFRQKPAGPQIPRRRGRPPKRKKAAAPSGSAAGCLMLPPWPTTSPCHVTDSSASPPPRRGRGRPRKNPETKAPTPAVPATVGEPVPRPRLIIRLRSKPSNPMPDTAAAAAASEMTTVMQSELSEPDVEMLHMDQMQPEPEGGLLLLQPESEFLLPAQEPPENNEDQSLPTSAKPETRKDRSVPATIRLKSIEESSPPAVQANAESLFPASVHLEPEPSEEPLASAQLHIEAKELNESMLPQVSAYSEPCKELLVLDPMRAELEEELLRLLPLQSETELELWPPPGPAQSALHEEPMLSISAQPETEEQLALPAPWRMELMEISSHLAPEQPESIEETLLQPELDEEYLPPALLLPEPKEEPLLLPSIRIEPREELLSLASIEPEVKEGSSPPAPFPAAEKSEKSGHSSKHRRTHAKHRRLWFEC from the exons aTGGAGGCAAATAACGAAGAAGCCGAAGCCCCCCTTCGCCATCCCTCCAATGTTGCAGCGCCAAGACCGAGACGACCCACCCCCGACCATCCTCCCTACGCCGAG ATGGTTCGGGTGGCGCTGCGAGAGCTGGCGGAGGAGGGCGGCTCCTCGGAGGCCTCCATCTCCCGCTACATCCAGTCCAGCTACACTCAGCTCCCTCCCGGCCACTCCAGGCTCCTCCCTTACTACCTCGGCAAGTTCGTCGCCGCCGGCGACGTCTCCATGCCTTCTCCCAATCGCTTTGCCCTCCCCCCAATTCCTCCttcccctcctctcttcctgCCTCGCCACTATCCCATTCCAACCCCCAATCATCATCCTAATAACCCTAACCCTCGTCGATCGTCCTTTCGGCAAAAACCCGCCGGTCCTCAAATTCCGCGCCGCCGTGGGAGGCCACCTAAGAGGAaaaaggccgccgccccctctggCTCCGCCGCCGGATGCCTTATGCTTCCTCCTTGGCCAACAACAAGCCCATGTCATGTAACGGATTCGAGCGCATCGCCGCCGCCGCGCCGGGGAAGGGGCAGGCCGCGTAAGAACCCTGAGACGAAGGCTCCGACTCCCGCTGTGCCGGCGACTGTTGGTGAGCCGGTTCCGAGGCCGCGGCTGATCATTCGGCTACGAAGCAAACCTTCCAACCCCATGCCTgatactgctgctgctgctgctgcttccgAGATGACGACGGTGATGCAGTCGGAGCTTTCCGAGCCCGATGTCGAAATGCTGCATATGGATCAAATGCAGCCAGAGCCAGAGGGTGGTTTGTTGCTGCTACAGCCTGAGTCTGAATTTTTGCTGCCAGCTCAGGAGCCACCTGAGAACAATGAAGATCAATCACTGCCAACTTCAGCAAAGCCCGAGACCAGGAAAGATCGATCGGTGCCAGCGACAATTAGGCTCAAATCCATAGAGGAGTCATCGCCGCCGGCCGTTCAGGCTAATGCGGAGTCACTGTTTCCGGCCAGTGTGCACCTGGAGCCAGAGCCTAGTGAGGAACCATTGGCATCTGCCCAACTGCATATTGAAGCGAAAGAACTAAACGAATCAATGTTGCCCCAGGTTTCAGCGTATTCCGAACCTTGCAAGGAATTGCTGGTTTTGGACCCAATGCGGGCCGAGCTAGAGGAAGAGTTGTTGCGGCTCCTCCCGCTGCAATCTGAGACTGAATTAGAGTTGTGGCCGCCGCCAGGCCCTGCACAGTCTGCGCTTCATGAAGAACCAATGCTGTCAATCTCTGCACAGCCTGAGACTGAAGAGCAACTGGCACTGCCAGCCCCATGGAGGATGGAGCTTATGGAAATCTCATCACATCTAGCACCAGAGCAACCTGAGTCTATTGAGGAGACATTACTGCAGCCGGAGCTAGATGAGGAATATTTGCCACCTGCCCTACTTCTGCCCGAGCCCAAAGAAGAGCCGTTGCTGCTACCTTCCATTCGGATAGAGCCCAGAGAAGAGCTTTTGTCATTGGCCTCCATAGAGCCTGAGGTTAAAGAAGGGTCATCCCCTCCGGCTCCATTCCCTGCTGCGGAGAAGAGCGAGAAGAGCGGGCATTCTAGTAAGCACAGAAGAACTCATGCTAAACATAGGAGACTCTGGTTTGAATGTTGA
- the LOC103713851 gene encoding serine/arginine repetitive matrix protein 1-like isoform X2, which produces MVRVALRELAEEGGSSEASISRYIQSSYTQLPPGHSRLLPYYLGKFVAAGDVSMPSPNRFALPPIPPSPPLFLPRHYPIPTPNHHPNNPNPRRSSFRQKPAGPQIPRRRGRPPKRKKAAAPSGSAAGCLMLPPWPTTSPCHVTDSSASPPPRRGRGRPRKNPETKAPTPAVPATVGEPVPRPRLIIRLRSKPSNPMPDTAAAAAASEMTTVMQSELSEPDVEMLHMDQMQPEPEGGLLLLQPESEFLLPAQEPPENNEDQSLPTSAKPETRKDRSVPATIRLKSIEESSPPAVQANAESLFPASVHLEPEPSEEPLASAQLHIEAKELNESMLPQVSAYSEPCKELLVLDPMRAELEEELLRLLPLQSETELELWPPPGPAQSALHEEPMLSISAQPETEEQLALPAPWRMELMEISSHLAPEQPESIEETLLQPELDEEYLPPALLLPEPKEEPLLLPSIRIEPREELLSLASIEPEVKEGSSPPAPFPAAEKSEKSGHSSKHRRTHAKHRRLWFEC; this is translated from the coding sequence ATGGTTCGGGTGGCGCTGCGAGAGCTGGCGGAGGAGGGCGGCTCCTCGGAGGCCTCCATCTCCCGCTACATCCAGTCCAGCTACACTCAGCTCCCTCCCGGCCACTCCAGGCTCCTCCCTTACTACCTCGGCAAGTTCGTCGCCGCCGGCGACGTCTCCATGCCTTCTCCCAATCGCTTTGCCCTCCCCCCAATTCCTCCttcccctcctctcttcctgCCTCGCCACTATCCCATTCCAACCCCCAATCATCATCCTAATAACCCTAACCCTCGTCGATCGTCCTTTCGGCAAAAACCCGCCGGTCCTCAAATTCCGCGCCGCCGTGGGAGGCCACCTAAGAGGAaaaaggccgccgccccctctggCTCCGCCGCCGGATGCCTTATGCTTCCTCCTTGGCCAACAACAAGCCCATGTCATGTAACGGATTCGAGCGCATCGCCGCCGCCGCGCCGGGGAAGGGGCAGGCCGCGTAAGAACCCTGAGACGAAGGCTCCGACTCCCGCTGTGCCGGCGACTGTTGGTGAGCCGGTTCCGAGGCCGCGGCTGATCATTCGGCTACGAAGCAAACCTTCCAACCCCATGCCTgatactgctgctgctgctgctgcttccgAGATGACGACGGTGATGCAGTCGGAGCTTTCCGAGCCCGATGTCGAAATGCTGCATATGGATCAAATGCAGCCAGAGCCAGAGGGTGGTTTGTTGCTGCTACAGCCTGAGTCTGAATTTTTGCTGCCAGCTCAGGAGCCACCTGAGAACAATGAAGATCAATCACTGCCAACTTCAGCAAAGCCCGAGACCAGGAAAGATCGATCGGTGCCAGCGACAATTAGGCTCAAATCCATAGAGGAGTCATCGCCGCCGGCCGTTCAGGCTAATGCGGAGTCACTGTTTCCGGCCAGTGTGCACCTGGAGCCAGAGCCTAGTGAGGAACCATTGGCATCTGCCCAACTGCATATTGAAGCGAAAGAACTAAACGAATCAATGTTGCCCCAGGTTTCAGCGTATTCCGAACCTTGCAAGGAATTGCTGGTTTTGGACCCAATGCGGGCCGAGCTAGAGGAAGAGTTGTTGCGGCTCCTCCCGCTGCAATCTGAGACTGAATTAGAGTTGTGGCCGCCGCCAGGCCCTGCACAGTCTGCGCTTCATGAAGAACCAATGCTGTCAATCTCTGCACAGCCTGAGACTGAAGAGCAACTGGCACTGCCAGCCCCATGGAGGATGGAGCTTATGGAAATCTCATCACATCTAGCACCAGAGCAACCTGAGTCTATTGAGGAGACATTACTGCAGCCGGAGCTAGATGAGGAATATTTGCCACCTGCCCTACTTCTGCCCGAGCCCAAAGAAGAGCCGTTGCTGCTACCTTCCATTCGGATAGAGCCCAGAGAAGAGCTTTTGTCATTGGCCTCCATAGAGCCTGAGGTTAAAGAAGGGTCATCCCCTCCGGCTCCATTCCCTGCTGCGGAGAAGAGCGAGAAGAGCGGGCATTCTAGTAAGCACAGAAGAACTCATGCTAAACATAGGAGACTCTGGTTTGAATGTTGA